One genomic window of Thermorudis peleae includes the following:
- the murA gene encoding UDP-N-acetylglucosamine 1-carboxyvinyltransferase, whose product MAVVAAARDCIVVRGRTRLHGRVAIGGAKNAALPAMAAALLTEEECTLENVPIIEDVLVMVELLRQLGATVDLDPEQHRVRICAATIHAFEAPPELVARMRASFLVTGPLLARFGCARSIPPGGCQLGSRPVDVDLRGFAKLGATIELVDGAYEMRAGRLRGSEIYMDYPSNTGTYNVLMAATLAQGTTTILNAAAEPEIVNLGNILRDMGARIHGIGTPKLVVQGVDRLRGYRASILPDRLEAGTIAIAAAMTDGEVIIDHVVEDDMAPLTYKLRETGAEVWWAESSMLVRGTGHLRATEIQALPFPGFPTDLQAAFAALLTQAHGRSRIVERIFNDRLRYAAELAKMGARIQVLDKQEALIEGPTPLHGAPVRALDIRSGACLVLAGLVADGETWIHDAYHLRRGYEDLVGKLASLGADIGYANDLAASS is encoded by the coding sequence GTGGCAGTAGTTGCAGCAGCGCGTGATTGCATCGTCGTACGTGGTCGGACGCGGTTGCATGGGCGTGTTGCCATTGGGGGTGCGAAGAACGCAGCGTTGCCGGCAATGGCAGCAGCGTTGCTGACGGAGGAAGAGTGCACGTTAGAAAACGTGCCCATCATCGAAGACGTGCTGGTCATGGTCGAACTCCTCCGCCAGCTCGGTGCAACGGTTGACCTCGACCCTGAGCAGCATCGTGTGCGGATCTGCGCTGCTACGATTCACGCGTTTGAAGCGCCGCCAGAGCTCGTGGCGCGCATGCGGGCTTCATTCTTAGTGACTGGCCCGCTCCTCGCTCGTTTTGGCTGCGCGCGTTCGATTCCACCCGGAGGGTGCCAGCTCGGTTCCCGGCCGGTCGATGTCGATCTCCGCGGTTTTGCCAAGCTCGGCGCGACGATTGAGCTCGTCGATGGCGCCTACGAAATGCGGGCTGGGCGCCTGCGCGGCAGTGAAATCTACATGGACTACCCAAGCAATACCGGCACCTACAACGTCCTGATGGCAGCCACGCTCGCGCAGGGGACGACGACCATCCTCAACGCCGCAGCTGAGCCAGAAATTGTGAACCTTGGCAACATCCTGCGCGATATGGGTGCCCGCATCCATGGCATTGGTACGCCGAAGCTCGTTGTGCAGGGGGTTGACCGGTTGCGCGGCTATCGTGCGTCGATCCTCCCTGATCGTCTCGAAGCCGGCACGATTGCCATTGCCGCCGCGATGACCGATGGCGAGGTGATTATTGATCACGTCGTCGAAGACGATATGGCGCCGTTGACCTACAAACTCCGGGAAACCGGTGCAGAAGTATGGTGGGCTGAATCGTCCATGCTGGTTCGTGGGACGGGACACCTGCGGGCAACGGAAATCCAGGCCCTGCCGTTCCCGGGCTTCCCAACGGACCTGCAAGCCGCCTTCGCCGCGTTGCTGACGCAGGCACATGGGCGGAGTCGAATCGTCGAGCGGATCTTCAACGATCGCTTACGCTATGCCGCCGAGTTGGCCAAGATGGGTGCACGGATTCAGGTGCTTGATAAACAAGAAGCCCTCATCGAAGGCCCGACGCCGCTCCATGGTGCACCGGTGCGAGCCCTCGATATTCGCAGCGGTGCCTGCCTCGTCCTGGCTGGACTCGTCGCTGACGGCGAAACTTGGATTCACGATGCCTATCACTTGCGTCGCGGCTACGAAGATCTGGTTGGCAAGCTTGCCTCACTCGGCGCCGACATCGGCTACGCCAACGACCTTGCCGCCTCATCCTGA
- a CDS encoding F0F1 ATP synthase subunit epsilon: MAKLRVEVITAERLVYEADDVDMVVAPGAEGMLGILPRHAPLISLLSMGEMRIKKGGAEQSLAIFGGFLEVANNVVRVLADTAERAEEIDEARAEEARQRALARLRERTTEIDRARAEAAFRRAVVRLEVARKRRGRSASLRQEEFPGAGE, encoded by the coding sequence ATGGCGAAACTACGCGTCGAGGTCATTACTGCCGAGCGCCTCGTCTACGAAGCCGACGACGTCGATATGGTCGTTGCCCCTGGCGCTGAAGGGATGCTCGGGATTCTGCCGCGGCATGCGCCCCTGATCTCCCTGCTCTCGATGGGGGAGATGCGGATCAAGAAAGGCGGCGCAGAGCAGTCGCTGGCGATCTTCGGGGGCTTCCTGGAAGTGGCCAACAACGTTGTGCGCGTTCTCGCCGATACGGCGGAGCGAGCCGAAGAGATCGACGAGGCACGCGCTGAAGAAGCCCGGCAGCGTGCGTTGGCTCGGCTTCGCGAGCGCACGACCGAGATTGACCGTGCGCGGGCAGAAGCGGCATTTCGCCGGGCAGTCGTGCGCTTAGAAGTGGCACGCAAGCGTCGGGGGCGGAGTGCTTCCCTGCGACAGGAGGAGTTCCCGGGCGCCGGTGAATAG
- the atpD gene encoding F0F1 ATP synthase subunit beta: MTTAVATGRIVQIQGVVVDVEFPPGHLPEIYNALVVEREGQEPLVLEVQQHLGNDWVRAVAMSTTDGLRRGMPVRDTGGPIMVPVGPVTLGRIFNVVGEPIDEQGPIPPDAERYPIHRPAPSFEEQSTEVEVFETGLKVIDLIAPFTKGGKTGVFGGAGVGKTVIIMELIRNIAAEHGGYSVFCGVGERTREGTQLWGEMHESGVVDKTVLVFGQMNEPPGARLRVGLTGLTMAEYFRDEGRDVLLFIDNIFRFVQAGSEVSALLGRMPSAVGYQPTLGTDMGQLQERITSTKRGSITSVQAIYVPADDYTDPAPATTFAHLDATIALERSIAEQGLYPAVDPLASTSRILDPRVVGQEHYEVAREVQRVLQRYRDLQDIIAILGVEELSEEDKLIVARARKIQRFLSQPMFVAEAFTGRPGRYVPRHETVRGFKEILEGKHDSLPEQAFYMVGTIDEAVERAEEMARQS; encoded by the coding sequence ATGACGACCGCAGTTGCAACAGGCCGCATCGTGCAGATTCAAGGCGTCGTAGTCGACGTCGAATTCCCGCCGGGGCATCTGCCAGAGATTTATAACGCGCTCGTTGTTGAGCGCGAAGGACAAGAACCACTCGTTCTGGAAGTCCAGCAGCACCTTGGGAACGACTGGGTGCGTGCAGTGGCAATGTCGACGACCGACGGGTTACGTCGGGGTATGCCAGTCCGTGACACGGGCGGCCCGATTATGGTGCCCGTTGGCCCGGTGACGCTTGGACGAATCTTCAACGTCGTCGGCGAGCCGATCGACGAACAAGGGCCGATTCCACCAGACGCTGAGCGCTATCCGATCCATCGCCCTGCCCCGTCATTTGAGGAGCAGTCAACGGAGGTCGAGGTCTTTGAGACTGGCCTGAAAGTGATCGACCTCATCGCTCCGTTCACCAAGGGTGGGAAGACGGGGGTCTTCGGCGGCGCTGGCGTTGGCAAGACGGTTATCATCATGGAGCTGATCCGCAACATTGCCGCTGAGCACGGTGGGTACTCGGTCTTCTGTGGCGTCGGTGAGCGGACACGTGAAGGCACGCAGCTCTGGGGCGAGATGCACGAGTCGGGCGTCGTCGACAAGACGGTGCTTGTCTTCGGGCAGATGAACGAGCCACCTGGCGCGCGACTGCGTGTCGGCCTCACTGGCTTGACCATGGCGGAATACTTCCGCGATGAAGGCCGCGATGTGCTGCTCTTCATCGATAACATCTTCCGCTTTGTCCAGGCTGGTTCGGAAGTGTCGGCGCTCCTTGGCCGCATGCCGAGCGCTGTGGGGTATCAGCCGACCCTCGGTACGGACATGGGCCAGCTCCAGGAGCGGATTACTTCAACCAAGCGTGGCTCAATTACATCGGTGCAGGCGATCTACGTGCCTGCAGACGACTACACTGATCCCGCGCCAGCGACGACGTTCGCGCACCTCGATGCGACGATCGCGCTTGAGCGCTCAATTGCTGAGCAGGGCCTCTACCCGGCTGTCGACCCGCTGGCGTCGACGTCGCGCATCCTTGACCCGCGGGTGGTCGGCCAGGAGCACTATGAAGTGGCCCGCGAAGTGCAGCGCGTGCTCCAGCGCTATCGCGACCTGCAGGACATTATCGCCATCCTCGGTGTTGAAGAGTTGAGCGAGGAAGACAAGCTGATCGTCGCGCGAGCACGCAAGATTCAGCGCTTCCTCTCGCAGCCGATGTTCGTCGCTGAAGCCTTTACTGGCCGTCCCGGCCGCTATGTCCCGCGCCATGAGACTGTCCGCGGGTTCAAGGAGATTCTCGAGGGCAAGCACGATTCACTGCCCGAGCAGGCCTTCTACATGGTCGGGACGATCGACGAGGCGGTGGAACGCGCCGAAGAGATGGCTCGTCAAAGCTAG
- a CDS encoding F0F1 ATP synthase subunit gamma: MAQAITPREIRRRIRSIRNTAQITRAMEMVSASKMRRAQQAVLAARPYADRIRLMLADLAAIADRADLLRSFPLLSRRPIRRVQVIMITSDRGLAGALNTNVIRRAVEFMTHERPERLEDFEIVAVGRKGRDWLVRYGWPMIAEFTKVGDRPSIEGIRPIAEIATQDFIEGKVDAVFVVYTHFINTLRQEPRVMQLLPIEPPAEAHEITDYIFEPNPQAVLEALLPRFIEVQLYRALLEAVASEHSARMVAMRNATENALELVQELTLTYNKARQAQITREVTEIAAGANALGSLGS, encoded by the coding sequence ATGGCCCAGGCGATTACGCCACGAGAAATACGCCGCCGCATTCGGAGTATTCGCAATACGGCGCAAATTACGCGCGCCATGGAGATGGTGTCGGCTTCCAAGATGCGGCGGGCCCAGCAAGCTGTGTTGGCTGCCCGCCCCTATGCTGACCGCATCCGGTTGATGCTGGCCGACTTGGCAGCGATTGCTGACCGTGCGGATCTGTTGCGCTCGTTCCCCTTGTTGAGCCGCCGGCCGATCCGGCGTGTCCAGGTCATCATGATCACGTCCGATCGCGGTCTCGCCGGGGCGCTCAACACGAACGTCATTCGCCGCGCGGTCGAATTTATGACGCATGAGCGTCCGGAGCGGCTGGAAGATTTTGAGATCGTGGCTGTTGGGCGCAAAGGGCGCGACTGGCTGGTTCGCTACGGCTGGCCGATGATCGCCGAGTTCACCAAAGTCGGCGATCGGCCATCGATCGAAGGCATTCGGCCGATCGCGGAGATCGCGACCCAGGACTTCATTGAGGGCAAGGTCGATGCCGTCTTCGTCGTCTACACGCACTTCATTAATACACTGCGGCAAGAGCCGCGAGTGATGCAGCTCTTGCCGATTGAGCCGCCAGCCGAGGCGCATGAGATCACGGATTACATCTTTGAGCCGAACCCGCAAGCGGTTCTGGAAGCGCTCTTGCCGCGCTTCATCGAAGTCCAGCTCTACCGCGCGTTGCTTGAAGCGGTTGCGAGTGAACATAGCGCGCGAATGGTTGCGATGCGCAACGCGACCGAGAACGCGCTCGAGCTCGTGCAAGAGTTGACCCTGACGTACAACAAGGCACGCCAAGCGCAGATCACTCGCGAAGTGACTGAAATTGCCGCGGGTGCGAATGCCCTTGGCAGCCTTGGATCCTAA
- the atpA gene encoding F0F1 ATP synthase subunit alpha: protein MSVRATEITEILKQQIEQYGSQMVVSSVGHVVQVGDGIATVHGLRDVMASELVEFTRTGVIGIAFNLQEDSVGVIILGDYTGIEEGDEVRTTGRIASVPVGPALVGRVVNALGEPIDGKGPIQTDKYRPIERIAPGVVKRQNVNTALQTGIKAIDSMIPIGRGQRELIIGDRQTGKTAIAIDTIINQKGQGVICIYVAIGQKRAQVAQTVATLERYGAMEHTIVVAATASDPAPLQYIAPYAGCAMGEEIMESGGHALIVYDDLSKHAWAYRQVSLLMRRPPGREAYPGDIFYLHSRLLERAARLRDDLGGGTLTALPIVETQANDVSAYIPTNVISITDGQIYLEPDLFYAGIRPAINVGLSVSRVGGDAQIRAMRQVAGRLRLELAQFRSLAAFAQFGSDLDPATKRQIDRGLRLTEILKQPQYQPVPVEEQVVIIWVATNGYLDDILVEHCQEFERQYLEYMRTSHPEILRRIATERELKDDLIQQLHTVTKEFKQAIWTPPQARVTV from the coding sequence ATGTCAGTCCGTGCAACGGAGATCACCGAAATTCTCAAACAGCAAATTGAGCAATACGGCTCCCAAATGGTCGTCTCAAGCGTTGGCCATGTGGTGCAAGTTGGCGACGGTATCGCCACTGTGCATGGCCTGCGCGATGTGATGGCTAGCGAGCTGGTCGAATTCACCCGAACGGGTGTAATCGGTATTGCCTTCAACCTGCAAGAAGACTCGGTTGGTGTCATCATCCTTGGCGACTACACCGGCATTGAAGAAGGCGACGAGGTCCGGACGACCGGTCGGATCGCCTCGGTTCCGGTTGGCCCGGCGTTGGTTGGGCGCGTGGTGAATGCGCTCGGTGAGCCAATTGATGGCAAGGGCCCAATTCAGACCGACAAATACCGGCCTATCGAGCGCATTGCTCCTGGCGTCGTTAAGCGCCAGAACGTCAATACGGCGCTGCAGACCGGAATTAAGGCGATTGACAGCATGATCCCGATCGGTCGTGGGCAGCGCGAGTTGATCATTGGCGACCGTCAGACGGGCAAGACCGCAATCGCGATTGACACCATCATTAATCAAAAGGGCCAGGGCGTGATCTGCATCTACGTTGCCATTGGCCAGAAGCGCGCACAGGTTGCCCAGACAGTCGCAACGCTTGAACGCTACGGTGCCATGGAGCACACGATCGTCGTTGCCGCGACTGCGTCTGATCCCGCCCCGCTTCAGTACATTGCGCCCTACGCTGGCTGTGCGATGGGCGAAGAGATTATGGAGAGCGGCGGGCACGCGCTGATTGTCTATGACGACTTGAGCAAGCATGCCTGGGCCTATCGCCAAGTCTCGCTGCTGATGCGGCGTCCGCCGGGGCGTGAAGCCTACCCGGGCGACATTTTCTACCTGCACTCGCGCTTGCTCGAGCGGGCAGCCCGGCTGCGCGATGACCTCGGCGGTGGAACGCTGACGGCGCTGCCGATCGTTGAGACGCAGGCAAATGACGTCTCGGCGTACATTCCGACTAACGTGATCTCCATTACTGACGGGCAGATCTACCTCGAGCCTGACCTCTTCTACGCCGGTATTCGCCCAGCGATTAACGTTGGCCTCTCGGTCTCGCGCGTCGGTGGTGATGCGCAAATCCGAGCCATGCGGCAGGTTGCTGGTCGTCTGCGCCTCGAGTTAGCGCAGTTCCGCTCGCTGGCAGCCTTCGCGCAGTTCGGTTCTGATCTCGACCCAGCCACCAAGCGCCAGATTGACCGCGGCCTCCGCTTGACGGAAATCCTGAAGCAGCCGCAGTATCAGCCGGTTCCGGTCGAGGAGCAGGTCGTGATCATCTGGGTGGCGACCAATGGCTACCTCGATGACATCCTGGTTGAGCACTGCCAGGAATTTGAGCGGCAATATCTCGAATACATGCGCACGAGTCATCCGGAGATTCTGCGGCGGATCGCGACTGAACGCGAGCTGAAGGACGACTTGATCCAGCAGCTACACACGGTGACGAAAGAGTTCAAGCAGGCAATCTGGACGCCGCCGCAGGCGCGCGTGACCGTGTAA
- the atpH gene encoding ATP synthase F1 subunit delta, with the protein MPVAGIARRYAQAAFAVAKEHRAVAEWQRALEAFREALADAQTREFFESPAIPLDAKVQVLDRLFPAQEQRYVRNLLVLLLERGRLHQLDDVITAFTDLALADQGIVQATITTAVELGPNEQAQVQEQLEALLGHRLQITWQVDPAILGGVVIQVDDQVIDASIRTQLQQLHRQLVTAGGIRIAADGRSANAAEQP; encoded by the coding sequence ATGCCAGTTGCAGGAATTGCCCGGCGGTACGCGCAGGCTGCCTTCGCAGTTGCGAAGGAGCATCGTGCTGTCGCTGAATGGCAGCGAGCGCTCGAAGCGTTTCGTGAAGCGCTTGCTGATGCCCAAACCCGCGAGTTTTTCGAGAGTCCTGCGATTCCACTTGATGCCAAAGTGCAGGTTCTCGACCGGCTTTTCCCAGCGCAGGAGCAGCGGTACGTTCGGAATCTCCTCGTACTGTTGCTCGAGCGCGGACGGTTGCACCAGCTTGACGATGTCATCACGGCATTTACCGATCTGGCCTTAGCTGATCAGGGCATTGTCCAGGCGACCATCACCACTGCGGTCGAGCTCGGGCCCAATGAGCAAGCGCAGGTGCAAGAACAGCTGGAAGCCTTGCTTGGTCATCGGCTTCAGATCACGTGGCAGGTCGATCCAGCGATTCTCGGTGGCGTCGTCATTCAGGTTGACGATCAAGTGATTGACGCGAGCATTCGGACACAACTCCAGCAACTCCATCGCCAACTCGTGACAGCTGGCGGGATACGCATCGCTGCTGATGGTCGCTCGGCGAACGCTGCAGAGCAGCCCTAA